The sequence below is a genomic window from Acanthochromis polyacanthus isolate Apoly-LR-REF ecotype Palm Island chromosome 14, KAUST_Apoly_ChrSc, whole genome shotgun sequence.
AAGACGTCTAGTGAGAGCGAGAAGCCCAGTGGTTCACAAGattcaaaagcggaagtgaaggaagctgctgtggtgaAAGTGATCAATGAAGccaaagaagaaaagacagaGTTAAAGCAGGGGATTAAGAAAGCTGCCCCCTGTTCACCTGCTGTTACTGGGAGCAACGCTGACAGCCAACCAGAAACTCCAGCtccaacaaagaagaaaaagaagtccAGAAAGTCCAAAAATGGTGCACAGTCTCCTCAAGGTAAAGATATTCTCACAGAATCTGTTGAAACCAAGATAGCAACATCTGAAAAAAGCCACCAAATTCATGAAACAATTGCAGTTGCCCAAATTCACACAAGTATGAAAGAAGAGCACATTCAAGTCAAGAGTGAAGTGATTACCACAGAAAGCAAAGACGCTGCGAATTCCCAGCAACAAAAAGCAGTTCAAACGCATGTGAAGGATTCTCAAAAGAAAGGAGTGACAGTTACTCAGCAGAGTGCAAAGAAGGCACCAGAAGAAAGTAAGGATGTCCCAATTACAGTGACAGGCGagtcaaaacaaaatgaactgGCAAAGTCCACAACTGGGAGAGCAGAGGAATCTCAAAGGCAAGAGGTCCAAGTGTTAATCTCTCACATCACAGAGATGCAAAGGGCTTCAGATTCTAAATCTGTGAGGAGTCTGTTCAGTAAAGTTCCAGAGTGGCTCATGActacagaaagaaaatgtgaacTGCAAAAGTCTCTAGCAGAGAGTGAtactcaaaaaaataaagaaattcttttacatttaaagaaGCTGGCAGAGGCTAAACTAATGCATATAGAAGATGGAACAATGGAGAAGCATGAATGTGAGCCGGTTTCTGAGAAGGTGGTTTCTGGTGCTACAAGGATATCCAAGATCAGTATTGGTTCTGCCAAAATTGAGAACGAAACAAAGAAAACGAGTGTAAATGAAAGATGGAAAGAAGAAGTGGGTCAGTGCAAGTCATTTGACCTTCGAGCTCCCTCACCTTTACTCAGAATGAGATCTCCCTCCCCAACGTTCATCACCATCGAGTCCACACGAAGAACTGACTCACCCCAGAGAGTAACTCCGTCACCCACGCTGCTGCACAGACCGCCCACACCTCCCACTCCACCGCCACGCAGGTGTGACACCCCGACATCACGCCTCACTAGAATCACACCTTCTCCAACTTTTGACAGAGCAGAAAATTTGGCTCGACTCAAAGACACGACAGCCAAACTCTCACGTGGCGTCACCCCACCGCCACTACTTCCCAATCAGATCCTAGAGAAGAAATCAGAGATTGTGGAATCACCTCCGTCATTCCATCGACAAATCAAAATTGAGTACCAGGTTGGAGAGGCCTCAGGAGCATTGATTGcaacagaaaagcacaaaaagaacttatctgaggaggctgagggtttgaatgcaaatgaaacacaaagtaaGTCTGAGACCCAGATGTCATCAGGTCAGAATGACCCAGATCTTGGAGAAGATTCGGATGTTTCAGAGAGATTATCTGCATCTGTCAAAGAGAAGAGAGAATTTTTCGAAGAGGCTCGAAAAGCTGAAATTAATAAGATCTACGTGCGAAAAGAGCCCATTGCTATCCCCGAACGACTGGGCCCAGACATGGAGGAGTGTGTGGAAGAAAATAAGAACAAAGAAAAGGATGAGGTTCCCAGGGCGGACATGTCTAGTCTTGTAAACAAATTTGAATCACCAGAAGAGAAACTATATATCAGAAAAGAGCTTATCCCACTCACGGAGCGCCTTCACAATGACACTGAAAGCACAGATTGTGACAAAGAGAAAGCAAACATCCTGGAAGAGAAGATGCCAACTTTTGACATCCAGgctattaaaaatgtttttgaactggGTGAGCAAAGTTCCTTATTCAGAGAAGAGAAAAAGGATCAGGAGGAGCTTGTGTCATGCCTGAGTGAAACAACAGCAGACACTTCAAAGCGGGAAAGTCCTCAAGAGACAAAGGGAGGCTCAAGGCAGAGCACCCCCCTCCCTCTGCAGAAAAATGAGGTGGAAACTGTGCCAGCCAAACCATCAGCTTTCTCTGAAACCAAATCAATCACAGAGCATTTCTCAGATGTTGATGAATTTGGTAACAAGGTCACCGGAACAATGACAGCTATCACTGAGCACTCTCAGAGTGTGTCAACCCATCCGGCTCCTTTCTCCTATGCTGATGCAGttaaaagaaaagctgcagcagcgAGGAGAACAGAGACGTATGATGAAGACGCTACAGAAAACTTGCTGAGGAACTTCCATAAAACGTGGACAGAGAGCGAGACGGTTTTCAAAAGTCTTGGCTACACTGTTTCTGAGGAGTCAACATCACAAATGGTGTCACATCAGACCAAGATTGTCTCATCTGGTAAAAACTGCTCGGCTTGAAACAGTGGAAACTAACTGCATGGACTGTGTATGGAGTTATTCACTTTAAAAGTCAATATAATTGTTATTTACTACATTGCTTGGTTTGGGTTTTTTGGGGGGATAAAACTGAGGGTGTTGATAATAACCTAAGGGACTAGTGACTCTGAGATGTTGTACTTGAGTTAAATGTTATCATTAGCATGCTCACAACAGCCATCCTAACATTTATTGGATAAATTGCCAACCTAAACTAGAAAGAATTACTGGATACATTTTATCCTAGTTTAGGCTGGtagcatgctaatatttgaGGCTAATGGGAATGTGGTTAGTTTTGCAGGTGTTTGATCATAAACCAAAGGGTTatgaataaatatattgttTCACTAATCATGCTTAAGAACAGCAAAAGTGCTCACAACCATAATATTTagtaaatgtctgaaaaatccAAATTCAGTggaataaattattatttccaTCTGACCCAAGATGGATGAAATGGCTATTTCCACCCCAGAGCAACAGAACAGTTGTAGGTAAACAAATTAAGGTTTAAGCTGTTGTTATTCTCTAATTACACTTGTGCACTTACCTTTGACTTTAAAGGTTAATTCTTTACTTGGCATGAAATAGCAATTTATCTCATGGTTAAGTTCTTGCTTTATCCCAGAGCTTTCAGCCACTTCTCAGATAGGGTTTGCTCAGTACTCATGGTACTGTTCAAGGATCTCTTCTAATGCAGGATACAAATGGATGCCATTTACATCCAATAACAGCAACCAACCTTGAACAGAGATAGGCTTAGGTTAATTCAAGCACCATTCATTACATGACCTGAGCAACGTACTTCAAGTCTCAGTTAAGATCAAGAGATTTTCTTTAAAGCTCTGAAAACCTAAAGAATTGTAAATATAATTGATGTACTTGCTCTTAATAAGCAGGGCAgccatacatacattttcaagAGGTTGCATTAGCTTACCACAGGAAAGCCAGCATATAATGTACCTTTTCAATTTGGACAATTATGGTACGCAAAGTGTTTCCTGTCAGCGCTTCCTACACTGGATGATGGTTTATACTGAGCTCGCatgaatgaaaaagcaaaaatcctGAGAAAGATGAATCATCCATGTCCactgttgttgtctttttttgaatGAGCATGTCAAAAGCGTTCTGATGCAAACATAATCTATTGTTCCGCTTTGTATTTAAAAGATTAAccacaataaaaactgaaagaaaagctgcagctgtttgttgcATTGTGAAGCACCCCCCCTATAAATGCTATTCACATGGGATGCATGgcagggaaaaaatgtaatcatttgCACTTTATCTCTTTGAAACAGGTTCGAGTTCCGAAGTCGGAGCTCTGCACAGTATGTCGGAGGAGAGCTTATCCGATGGATGCTCTGATagtggacaaaaaaaagtacCATAAATCCTGTTTCTGCTGTGAGCACTGCAGAAACAAATTAAGGTAAACATGATTTTCATTCAAATACGTCTTCACGAGGGGCTCTTTGAAAATTGCAATATTAATTAGTGTATTCATGAAGATATAATAAGTGGTAAGACGTCAACAACATAGACAGttatgtgaaaaaaacatgaatcgTATGCATCAAATTATTCTCCTCATCCAGAGGTTTATATAAAATGtgcatgtgttgttttctttgtttgtttttctttgtcttgaATATGAATCTTGACAGTAAAATGACAGTATAATGCTTTAATAATCTTGATGTGATGCACGTCTTAATTTCAAAATTCTCTTTTCTTGTGCAGCCTCGGAAATTATGTCTCCCTCCATGGACATTTCTACTGCTTACACCATTACAAACAACTCCTCAAGTCCAAAGGGAATCACGATAATGGACTCGGGCAGAAACCTCCCTCGGGAAGTGGTGGACCTATCCCCTCAGATGAGAAACTTgaatggagatattccatgagCAGCATAAGTTCagcagacaaaacatttgatgaAAGCAAACCACACAGCAACAAAATCTCTGTAGTTTGGCCCCCGCAGGCCGATCCCCCCAAGAAAGCCTTTAAAATAGAGGAAGATATTCAGCTAACTAAACCACAGTGGCCCCCTCCAGACAGCTCCCCTAAGTCCCCCATACACCAACACAGAAAGGCTGTTCCCAGAAGTGTCCTTTGAAATAAAGTCACCCAAGCACAGAGTTTAGTCAAATACATCCAAAGGAGAAGCACAAAAGACTGAATGGTACAATAAGAACTGTCCTGAAGGTACAGCTAAGGATGACTGAAGGTCATGCAGTTAAGTGATAGAAAAAGGGAACATGACAAGtaagaaaatgaaaaggaaacagtGTACATACTTGTAAATGTTGTGGAAAAGCAGGTTGAGATAGTGAGTGCTAGAGAGATAGATGCAGAGCAAGTGTAGAAAGTGGATGTAGACGTGTGGCAGTGTGCCTCCAACAGGTTTATCCCCTCTGTAAATTTTCATTcattgcagtttattttttttctaatgatCAGCAATCACTATCATGTACCATTCAGTATTTGAAGCAACAAGGTCAAATCAAAATTTATATCTTCTCTAACaagtgtcatttgtctcataaAGCTACTTCATAAGTATTGGTTTAACATTTATAAACATGACACTACGGCAGGGCAAATTCATCATCTggattaaaataacacaaaaactgcaaagaaatTACATTCTCCGGTTTACTTAAGTCATATGTTTGGTTACTTTAATCAGCTGGATGTCTAAACCTTACAATTTCCACTGCTCATGAACATCACACAGTAAAAGAATCCATGGACGCTAttataaattgttttttttcccttaattGTAAAATCAATTGGTTTATTAAAAtccctctgttttttttactcctGCATGCCAGTTCAGTGACAGTCTCAGTCCGTGGACTCCgcttttgtattattttgatgGGGCTTTTACCTTGCATCACATAAACACTGCTGTATTTGCCTTTTTCTTAGCACCTGGTGTGCAGACTACTAAAAGCCTCTtggaataattttatttataatattgaAAGTATATAATATAACAAAGTGAATTGGTGATAATCAtgtttgttttggacatttgtaCCCTATtttgaaacaacaaatattttgcaatgaagaattttattttttagcttaGATGGTTATACCTTGCTTTGTACAAGAAGATTCCTGATGATGTCATGCTGTCAGGCTGGTTCACTTATTATATTGCTGATCTAAGGGcaataaaatgttgaatttcatTGTTGCATTTGTCTCTTGACAAGTCTGCGGTGCTTTAAGTCTTGCATTATGTACTGCATGCTTATCTGAACTTAAACAGAAACTCCTGTCGCAGCGTGTGTCAGGTGTGTATCTATCTGAGGCACTGTCAGTGGACAGGAGGAGGCCAGCAGATCCCTTTCACACAGTCACTATAATCTCCTTTGCAAGCTATCCTCACCCAGCAGGGGATTTTTGGAGCTCAAATCGCAGGTGTGCCCACAGTAGTCCGGGCTGCCTTTTTTCATGTAGAGAAAAGAGGAAAGTGAGCATTTCTAAAAGCCAGCCAGGTGAGGTGCAGCTTGAACATATGCAGTGGACTACAGCAGGAGTAGAAAGCAGATgtcttaaatgatttttttttttttttttttactggcgGTCTATAATAATCCTATGTCCAAATGTAGCAGCTCATCCTCTTACTGCTCACGACTGTCCGTGAGCTTAGGCTACAGTTTGCTGACTTTGGCCACCTATAAAAATGCAAGACagtatatatacatttaaatctCATTAACATATTACCATATGAAAAAGGCTCATGGTATATATTTGTGACACGTTAGATTTTGTATGCACTGGAAAACAGCACATTATACAGAAACCAGTATACAATATGATGCAGCATTGATACATATAGTCATGTCTAACTTTTAAATGCTTAATATTTGTATcaaacttgaaatttcatgactatttctctctttttttgccctttttgtCTGCTAATACTGGAATCAAAAGGCGTGCATTATCTAGAATAATTTACATTAAACGCGTTTTCACACACTTGTTTGGTTAATTTAGCCGTTTTATCTGTGAGGTGTATGAGTCTGCCGTGAAACACTTTACAGGAGTTGACTATAAATTCTCCCATAGCGTCAATCTACCTTGCTGCTACACTGCTGCGCCTCGCTGTCGCCCCCTTTAAGCTGATTGGCTGAGCGTCTATCGGATTACATTCTGATTGGCGGATTCGCTCCCGTCAAACGGTACGTCAGCGCAGTTGCACCACGGTCACGGTCCCCCCCCTCATCCATCCCTCCTCCAGTCGAACAACAGTGCTTCAGGATGCTGGAGCAAAGCATCAGTACCACAAGTCTGAGTGGGATGGAGACACCGAGTGAGGTAAACGAGGATTCTTCTTtatcctctctcttttttccatcCAGCGTGCAGATCGCAGCTTCATTTGTCTGGGGATGcttgtacttttttttcttaaaattttcTGCAGTGTGAGTGGATTCATGCGTCCTCGGATCATCTGTCCTTTCTCGTCTATGCGCGCAGCTTCTCGGCTCGTCCCCTTCTCTGGCTGTGGAGCTTTGTGGTGATCTCTGCTGTGCTGCGTTTGGGTTCAGACCAGCCTGGGTGTTTGTAGTGATGCGGCCACTTTGAGACGCAGCTGATCTCCGTCCTGTTTGGCGGAGCTGTCACCTCTGCACTCAGCCTCACCAATGCGTACTTCGTCCAGGGCGATGGGGATGGGAGGTGCAGGTGGCCAAGTTGCACTGTAGGATGGGAAACTTTAAAGTGATGCTTTCATTTAAGGGGCTCTATTTCTTCTTAGCTCTCTGGCAGAGTCTTagaggaaatgtttgatttCAAAAGGTAGCGTTTATGGATACAGAAATGTTGCTTTGGGTGTTTGTGGTGCAGAATTCAGTGTTCAGATGCAACatgctctgtctgtctgatttTCTCTGTATCATCATCTAAAAAGATTTCTATGGTTGCCGTGTGACAAAGTTGAAACTGTAGgcacatatttttatatgttCCCACTGAGAAAATTTCCATCAGTGGAAGGAAAGAGTTCCTACTATTGCACTGATGTCTGAAAGACACAGAAGGTGTTGATGAAAATCTCCCTGGAATCAGGTTTGCGCGTTCAGTGTGGATGCAGCTGATGATATCAAGTAATCCTGCCACTAGAttattttgtttcactttaatGTCCTTCCTTTGAGAGATACAGCTTTGTTTCACCTTATATCAATCAGACTCATTCATCCTTGATATTTAAATTTTGTTCTGTGTAGCAAATACTGTgctaaaaatattgaaaacagCTTCAAAAGTTCAAAATCAAGAGCGAGGAGTTGGGTTTCCTGCTGCCATTGCTAGGACATATTAGATCATTATCTGGATCAGACATTAAGCCTCTTTCCCATTCAGCCATATGATGGTTTCTATTACAGGTCCATCTGCCCCAGCAGTCAGTAGCATTCAGTATAAGACCGCCTGTGTGTCTACAAgcatcttttttgtttatttgctttgcTGCTGAGCTTGTGCTCGTAGCCTCCTGCTCATACTAGAAGTGCGTGCCTGTGTCTGCGCCCTGCTTTCTGTGACTGCTCTCACTAATCACATTTCTGCAAGGTGTAATTAGTCTGGGGAGTCTAAAGCCTTAATCCCCGGTTTAAAGTACTGTATCTTTGCTTAGTCAGTGTTGCCTCCCTTGTTACACCGGGCTTACAATCAGCATTTATTCAGAGGTTGTCGGTGCTTTTTTGCATTGGGTTTGTTTTAAATGAATGGCTGCTTAGAGTCGGTGTGGAACAAATAGAGCAGAAAAAGTTGTCATTTTGACTCAATTACATTAAATGAAAGAGTAATAGAATTGCGAAGCATAATTTGCTCGGTGTTGTTTTGGAGGATggaatttaaatgtattttttggttgttttttttttaaagaaagaatctcatttgtgaaatattatgAAAGCAGCAGGTTTTGCACTTGTTATATTCCTGGCAGAAACAGTGAATCCTGTTTAGGGCTATAGTGTCTGCTGTATGAAGCAAGACAATAGCAGAGCTTTTACTTTTACCAAAACTGGCTGGATAATAGGTTGACATGTGCACAGCTTATTTTCACGCTGTATCTCTGCCagctctttctcttcttttccgTGATAGCACAGTTTGACACATTCTTaaccaagaaataaaacatcttcTGACCTATTTCAGGACGGCTACAGCCAACACTTAATGCTGAATTTCCATAACACACTTTTACAATAAATAGAGAAGAGAACTGTCCAGGGACAGCTCAGGGAAATGACCTGATCACCAAGTGGTGGGGACACATTTGACATGAGCACTAATATCCTAAGCAGCCTGTCCCTGTCCAATCCCAACCAGTTGGACACCTTGCTGCACGTCATTTCCCTCCTGTCTCTCATTGTCTTTGTCAATTGAGGCccatattaacaaaaaaaaaacagctaaggTTAGagaacacaacacaaaacagcattcatgtctgttgttttcattaaaacacaccaaacaagCTCTTAAACACTTCACTAATATCTGCTGTGATGAAGACAGCGGCTACTAGAAGGCCATCGTGCTCTGCTTCCTGTGAAACCGAGGTCTAGGTTTTCAGCTTCCATCGTGGTTCTTCATGTACTTCAAATTGTGGCGACTTAAATGAGCAGAGCATATTTGCGTTACTTTCTACTGGAGAACAGTTACTTTTCCTGAAATTGCCAATGCACAAAAGAGAGAAGGCATAAGAACTGATTAATCTACACATGGATTAACAGAGATATGAAAATAAGCAGGATACATTGGTTAAATCCTAGATTTTGTATTTGCATCATGAGCAAGCCAAACCCTCTTTTGGTCTACTACATGTTACAGTTTGTATCTTTGCATGCAAACATAATATATTGCAATCACGTTGACCGATCGTAGCTATTGCAGTCTACGTTGCCTTATTTCTGTGGGCTACAGCTGATGTGCACCTGCAGGCTACAGTAAGTGGCTAAGTGGTGCCTACAGCGTAGATTTAACACAAAAGTATACATCAGATTTTAGTTTATTGATTCCCCTTGTGGAAATTATACCAAGCAGGGAGCATAGATTAATGGCTGGAAATAACTGGTTTCTTTAATGAAATACATGCAGCAACCACgaggtgtttgtttttgcagtgggGATCATTTGGGTGCTTTCTTCAGTCTCAGTAATAATTAGCGTGTTAACTCAGGCATGATTGCGATACCGTCTAGTGCTCTACTGAGAAGCGTTTCCATCCCGCTGTGTATTTGTTTCGCTCTAAATTTTCAGCTTTCCGTAAGTTTGTGGGTGTTTGACAGTGATGGCGTAGTGGCACTGCAGTTATGTGTGCAAAAAGGCTCTTTGCACTTTGGTACCACTTCCAGTCAAATTGTCTGCGCTTTTTGCTATAACCACAATACTCCCACTTTGCCTTTTTGGTAGTGTGTCCTTCTTCAGTTGCGTTGAAATTTTCATTTCTTAAAGGCGATTTATGCGGGACATATAATACTGCAGCATGTTGTAATGGTATTGTGTCCCATGATTCTCGGCCCTAATGTGCAACTGGAACAGATGACACGGGGGTTAATAGCAGCTTCTCCCTTCTGGATGCTCTGATCCATGTGGTATATAGATTGAGAATGTGCTCCGTTGGTAGCAGTACTGGTTTTATGACTTGGTTTGGTGTTGCTCTGGTATAGACTGTGCTCACATAACCTGTAATTAATGAGCATTTTCATCATGAATTAatgggctgtttttttaatgaattgatTAAATCTTTTGtgtattaaatgtcagaaaatggtgtaATTGCTTATCACAAACAGAACCCTAGggtgatgttttctttcttttttttttttaccaaaattcAAACTTACTATCACATAAGaagaacaaaagcagcaaatcctcgCAACTGAGAGGCAAGAACCATGTAATGTGTGGCAACAGTTAATCAATTAAAGGATTATGAGAGTAGTTGATTAATTTTCTTCTACAAAATGATGAATTGACTAATCACTTTAGCTCAGATCTACATCAGTTAATGTCAAATATATGGTGGCATACACAGTAGATGCTAATCTGCAGTCATTACAGACTTAACATATGTTTCTCTATGTATATCCCTCACATTTTTAGATAcacttttttatatatttagctTGGAATAAGATAGACGCTCAGTTTTTAATTGGCACAGTGCTGGAGCAACATTATCAGTGCTTGTTGTATTGATTATCTGATAGCGAGATACTGCCTGataaagcagaaacagaatcaaGCAATGCAGTAAAAGGCACACAAAGGTTGACATAAGTTGTACAGTTTTATCTTTAGGGTGACAAGCAAAGCCAGAAACTGGATTTCATTAGCAAAGCTGATACTGGATTACATGCATGGGACTAAATGTAGGAGAGCCAGTGAACAGGGAGGAGGTCATCAGGTCAGGCTGGTCGGGGACAGAAGGACATGAGTTTGGGAACAAGGACGGGTTAGTGTGGGCGATCTGTACGTTTTGGGGAACAGCTTGAAAAAAAGGAGAAGTGTCAGGTATGTGCACGGGGCTGAGAGAGGAGAGCGAGGGACGGTGGAGGAGGTGAaagtatgaatgtgtgtgaagaGAGACTGGTGGAGAGGAATGGATAAAGGTAACAGCTGAATGTGTGAAAGAGAAGAATGGGAGAATGGGGAGCCCTCTGGTAGCTGAATGGCTACAGGGCATAACTTTGCATAAGTCTGCGTAAGTCCACCACTTGAAGTCAACCAGGTCTGATGTGTTGCACGtcttcctcccctctctctttctctctgtgtgtctctttctCCCTGTTTCCGATCTACCCTTCATTGTTGGCCGTCTAGTACAGGCAAAATGCCCAAAATGTAATCTAAAAACAGGCTGAGGTGTGGGCCTGCTCTTCAACCAACCTCGCACAACAAGGTGAAAGACATCTATATGCAGCGCTTTTCATTCGGTCTAGATGATGAAACGATCTTTGAATATTGTTTACGATAAGCTCTTAATGCCGAGGAGCATCTTAAGAGCTTCTTCCTCCTGGGAAAACACCCAAAATGGCCCAGAAGTGATGATTAGGCCTCTTTCGCCTGCAATGATCAGTTGGCATTAATAACTGTTATATTGCTTTTCCTCTGTTGTGAAGAACCCCAGGCGATTACAGCCTCCATCACGCTTCCTATTCACAGCACCCACTTAAACATGTTTTCCAGTAATAGCGTTTTTATTTTAGTTGCTCAAACTACTAATCTATCcagaaaaatgaactaaattgTCTAAACGTACAAGAATTGTGTGCATTTGTTAAGATTCCCATAACTGCATATTCAGTGCTTGCCCTTTTTTTTGCCTAAGGGATGCAGCAGATATAATACATTTCTGTTCCAAACAGCAGTATTGCTTCAGCAGAACTATCTTTATACTACACAGAAATGGAACCGACTGAATGTTGAAATGTTTCTCAACTTTAGCCTCTTTCATATCCAAGCATAAAGCTTGTTTGTTTTCGTGGGCCTTTGACTGGTTAACTTTCTGCACTGTAATTGTACCCCCTTTTATTAAACGTGGGGGCCTTTATCACATATAGCGTTCCTCAGCTTTTCAGTCTTGTTAGTGTGTGTCTGCATCAAAATATGTTCCCAGGTTTAATCATTCTGATCCTCCTACACACCTCCTGTaattactttttgttttcaatcttttaaCGAGACTCTGGAGcggcctctgtgtgtgtcttctcATTAATGAGATTCTTCTCACTTATGAGGATGCAGTGGGAACTAtttaaaacatcacaatttCAATTCTGCGTATCCTTTTGTTGGTTACATTAAGTCTTTAATGGCCTTTGCTTTGTGTTGCCTTTgctaaaaccaacaaaaggtttacattttaaatagatATCACACGCTTCTCTCCAGCTTTGCAGTGAACCTCATCGGTGCTGATTCAGTCTGACTGATTTTAATTACTATTTGAAGTCATAGTGCAGTTTACAATAAGCATACGGTACATGTGTACagtatttttgtgctttcttgtTAAGCAAATCAGAAATGGATGTCGGTTTGTTTCAAAAACTGATGTAAAAGAATCATTATAATCTCACAGGgtgttggtcatttttcagCTCTATTCCAGCAGTGTCATAGGTACAAATAGTAAGActgaagaaaatgtattttactagGAGCTACTGAGGAACAATTCCAGCCCATGACTGGTTTCAAACTACCTTATTAGAGGAATGAGTCTGAACTCGGGCCTGTTGTAGTGTGACTTGATTTCCCCAGTGACCAGCAGACCAAACCATTTTTATTGCTGTGGCAAAAAGGGCCAAAGACAAGTTCTTCAGAAGCCCTGACCCTCAAATAGAGAATAAGAAAAGTTTCGAAACCAGCTTCAACAGCCCTGACAAGAGCTTACGTACAGATGTGCATCATTAAAT
It includes:
- the LOC127537213 gene encoding xin actin-binding repeat-containing protein 2-like, producing MKAKMSKFNTPLMKAEEKYRKLKEENTPPTTPTPTFIHDSVTAALEMLSTKDAEITQERDEKTAVSVHSDALSCDLSKQVVVSNTTQSKASAHQETILTHSTIVSSANQKIVSNETSKVISVQKAPSVSAVRQQMHSTTQKSISVSSKQSVQPVMTDKVQTSITDVTKTDNITAQTKKNQKTKGFNKSEDKKEDKIPAEKTKPDTELMQLSNNLRDLSSQKEHATTERHVKENKSSHSEKKTDRSPTKSQENVSNQPMQTDKAAASTNGKASKSNQKVKKNNKQEKQAEIKTSSESEKPSGSQDSKAEVKEAAVVKVINEAKEEKTELKQGIKKAAPCSPAVTGSNADSQPETPAPTKKKKKSRKSKNGAQSPQGKDILTESVETKIATSEKSHQIHETIAVAQIHTSMKEEHIQVKSEVITTESKDAANSQQQKAVQTHVKDSQKKGVTVTQQSAKKAPEESKDVPITVTGESKQNELAKSTTGRAEESQRQEVQVLISHITEMQRASDSKSVRSLFSKVPEWLMTTERKCELQKSLAESDTQKNKEILLHLKKLAEAKLMHIEDGTMEKHECEPVSEKVVSGATRISKISIGSAKIENETKKTSVNERWKEEVGQCKSFDLRAPSPLLRMRSPSPTFITIESTRRTDSPQRVTPSPTLLHRPPTPPTPPPRRCDTPTSRLTRITPSPTFDRAENLARLKDTTAKLSRGVTPPPLLPNQILEKKSEIVESPPSFHRQIKIEYQVGEASGALIATEKHKKNLSEEAEGLNANETQSKSETQMSSGQNDPDLGEDSDVSERLSASVKEKREFFEEARKAEINKIYVRKEPIAIPERLGPDMEECVEENKNKEKDEVPRADMSSLVNKFESPEEKLYIRKELIPLTERLHNDTESTDCDKEKANILEEKMPTFDIQAIKNVFELGEQSSLFREEKKDQEELVSCLSETTADTSKRESPQETKGGSRQSTPLPLQKNEVETVPAKPSAFSETKSITEHFSDVDEFGNKVTGTMTAITEHSQSVSTHPAPFSYADAVKRKAAAARRTETYDEDATENLLRNFHKTWTESETVFKSLGYTVSEESTSQMVSHQTKIVSSGSSSEVGALHSMSEESLSDGCSDSGQKKVP